In Abyssisolibacter fermentans, the following proteins share a genomic window:
- a CDS encoding 4Fe-4S ferredoxin, which yields MKKRKSHMSWSWIFIVSFFVLSILDFRFGILGFICMGMPMYHAIKGRGKIHCSHYCPRGSFLGKFLQKISLNNNMPSWMRSKAAKNSLLVLMITMFTISMIHSYGSFSKIAFSLFRFMGVSFIVGILMGVIFKPRSWCIVCPMGHGANLIKKAQASKVNKEIKKVS from the coding sequence ATGAAAAAGAGAAAATCTCATATGAGTTGGTCGTGGATATTTATAGTAAGTTTTTTTGTATTATCAATACTGGACTTTAGATTTGGAATATTAGGATTTATATGCATGGGTATGCCAATGTATCATGCTATAAAAGGGAGAGGAAAAATTCATTGTTCACATTATTGCCCAAGAGGATCTTTTTTAGGAAAGTTTTTGCAAAAAATTAGTTTGAATAATAATATGCCTAGCTGGATGAGAAGTAAAGCTGCCAAGAATTCTTTATTAGTTTTAATGATAACTATGTTTACAATTTCTATGATACATTCTTATGGAAGCTTTAGTAAAATAGCTTTTAGTTTATTTAGATTTATGGGAGTTTCATTTATTGTTGGTATTCTGATGGGAGTTATATTTAAACCAAGGAGTTGGTGTATTGTTTGTCCAATGGGTCATGGTGCAAATTTAATAAAAAAAGCCCAAGCTTCCAAAGTAAATAAAGAAATAAAAAAAGTTTCATAA